A stretch of the Chelonia mydas isolate rCheMyd1 chromosome 5, rCheMyd1.pri.v2, whole genome shotgun sequence genome encodes the following:
- the ZDHHC21 gene encoding palmitoyltransferase ZDHHC21 isoform X3: MGLQIHFVVDPQGWCCMGMIIFVWLYNTLFIPQIILFPHYEEGHTSTAAILCYYLVSLFCIVSLLRASIADPGKLPETPKIPLTEREFWELCNKCNMMRPKRSHHCSRCGHCVRRMDHHCPWINNCVGEDNHWLFLQLCFYTQLLSSYTLILDFCHYYYFLPLKKVNWDWWLKLKKGKINIICLGIQPIFQLER; the protein is encoded by the exons ATGGGTCTACAAATTCATTTTGTGGTTGACCCGCAGGGGTGGTGCTGCATGGGCATGATTATCTTCGTTTGGCTTTACAACACACTCTTTATTCCCCAAATTATCCTCTTTCCTCACTATGAAGAGGGACACACTTCAACTGCAGCGATATTGT GCTACTACTTAGTCTCATTGTTCTGTATAGTTTCGTTATTGAGAGCCTCCATAGCTGATCCAGGAAAACTCCCTGAAACGCCAAAGATACCACTTACAG AACGAGAATTTTGGGAGCTTTGTAATAAGTGTAATATGATGAGACCAAAGCGATCCCATCACTGCAGTCGCTGTGGACACTGTGTTAGGAGGATGGATCACCACTGTCCGTG GATTAACAATTGTGTTGGTGAAGACAATCATTGGCTGTTTCTGCAGCTATGCTTCTACACTCAGCTTCTTAGTTCCTATACATTGATACTTGATTTCTGCCACTATTATTATTTTCTGCCCCTGAAAAAAGTTAACTGG GATTGGTGGCTgaaattaaagaaaggaaaaataaatataatttgtttGGGAATCCAGCCAATATTTCAGCTTGAAAGATGA